A genomic segment from Candidatus Bathyarchaeum sp. encodes:
- a CDS encoding DUF1508 domain-containing protein, which yields MAPKFEIYADRAGKCRWRLKAANGEPIASGEAYESEASCKNGIASVKKNAPVAEIVTVDE from the coding sequence ATGGCGCCAAAATTTGAAATTTATGCAGACCGAGCAGGAAAATGCCGATGGAGACTTAAAGCAGCAAACGGCGAACCAATAGCTAGTGGAGAAGCCTACGAATCAGAAGCATCCTGCAAAAACGGAATAGCATCTGTAAAAAAGAACGCCCCTGTCGCAGAAATCGTAACTGTTGACGAGTAA